The window TCGTCAAGAGCCCGCCGGTGTCGGTGCTGATCAAGCAAGCGTGCGGCATCGCCAAAGCCTCAGGCAACACGCCGAGAGAGAAAGCCGGGCAGATCGGCCGGAACGCCGTGCAAGACATCGCGAAGCAAAAGCTGCAGGATCTGAACGCCCATGATCTGGCGGCGGCGGTCAAGATGATTGAAGGCACGGCGCGCAGCATGGGCATCGACGTGGTGTGAGCATGGCTCTGAAGAAGCGATACGCGAAGGCTGCCGCCCTGGTGGACCAGAAGGCCACGTACCCCATTGATCGGGCCGTGGTGCTGCTGAAGGAACTGCCGGCACCAAAGTTTGACGAGACGGTCGAGCTCTCCGCCTCGCTGAATATCGACCCGAAGAAAACGGATCAGGTGGTGCGCGGCACGGTGGTGCTGCCGCACGGCACCGGGAAAACGCGCCGAGTGGCCGTCTTCTGCAAAGGCGAAAAGGAAATGCAAGCCAAGCAGGCCGGCGCGGACTATGTGGGTGCTACCGAGCTCATCGAGAAAATCCAGGGGGGATGGCTGGACTTTGAGGTGGCGATCGCCACCCCGGATATGATGCGCGAGGTTTCCCGGCTGGGGAAGATTCTCGGTCCCAAAGGCATGATGCCCAATCCCAAAGTCGGCACCGTGACGGACGATGTCGCCAAGGCCATCAATGACGTGAAGCAGGGCAAGATCGAGTTCAAAATGGATAAGCTCTCGAACATTCATCTTGTGATCGGCAAGCGCTCCTTCGCCCCGCAGCAATTAGCGGACAACGGGCGCAGCGCGCTCGAAGCCATTGTGCGCGCACGGCCGTCCTCGCTGAAAGGGCGGATGCTCCGGCGCGTGAGCGTATCTTGCACGATGAGTCCCGGCATTCCGCTCAAGACGGAAGGCCTTGAGACCGACACGGCGAAGGAAACGGACTAATGGCTCGAATCGGGCGCTTGGTCAAGGAATCCATTGCGAATGAGTTGAGGACTGAGCTCAAACAGCGCCCGAATTTTTTCGTCACATCGATCACTCGCATGCCGGCGGCCGAGGCGAATGTGTTCCGCCAGAAACTGCATGCCACGAACGCCCGGCTGCTGATGATCAACCGCCGGATGGGACGCAAAGCGCTTGAGCCGCTCAGCCTTGAAGGCCTTCATGAGCTGTTGAAGGGCTCGGTCGGACTCGTGCTGGCCGG is drawn from Candidatus Omnitrophota bacterium and contains these coding sequences:
- the rplK gene encoding 50S ribosomal protein L11 encodes the protein MAVKKVKATLKLYCPAGAANPAPPVGPALGQHGVNIMEFCKKFNEETKGKEGLVLPAVITVYEDRSFTFIVKSPPVSVLIKQACGIAKASGNTPREKAGQIGRNAVQDIAKQKLQDLNAHDLAAAVKMIEGTARSMGIDVV
- a CDS encoding 50S ribosomal protein L1; the protein is MALKKRYAKAAALVDQKATYPIDRAVVLLKELPAPKFDETVELSASLNIDPKKTDQVVRGTVVLPHGTGKTRRVAVFCKGEKEMQAKQAGADYVGATELIEKIQGGWLDFEVAIATPDMMREVSRLGKILGPKGMMPNPKVGTVTDDVAKAINDVKQGKIEFKMDKLSNIHLVIGKRSFAPQQLADNGRSALEAIVRARPSSLKGRMLRRVSVSCTMSPGIPLKTEGLETDTAKETD